Proteins from a single region of Bacteroidales bacterium:
- the metK gene encoding methionine adenosyltransferase, translating into MSYLFTSESVSEGHPDKVADQISDALVDAFLAHDKESKVACETLVTTGLAVLSGEVRTTGYIDAQEIAREVINKIGYTKQSYHFDGSSCGVISAIHEQSDDINRGVVRAREEDQGAGDQGMMFGYATDETDNYMPLTLELSQILLYELAAIRREDQQMKYLAPDSKSQVTIEYDDENQPIRIDTIVVSTQHDAFDPDDDKMVAKIKEDVIKILIPRVLKKKELERYRHLFKDDYKLHVNPTGKFVIGGPHGDTGLTGRKIIVDTYGGKAPHGGGAFSGKDPSKVDRSAAYAARHMAKNLVAAGVAREVLVQVAYAIGVAEPVGLYVNTFGTAQAKNADGKVMKDSEISKVAHEVFDMRPYAINQRFQLKNPIYQKTASYGHFGRDPFTDEVEVFYTDKDITTRTIEDKQHHFKTVQFFGWEKLDYIAQVKKAYHLK; encoded by the coding sequence ATGAGTTACTTATTCACATCAGAATCGGTTTCCGAAGGTCATCCCGACAAGGTAGCCGATCAGATTTCGGATGCATTGGTAGATGCTTTTCTGGCGCACGACAAAGAGTCGAAGGTGGCGTGCGAAACGCTTGTTACAACCGGCTTGGCGGTGCTAAGCGGCGAAGTGCGCACGACCGGATACATAGATGCTCAGGAGATTGCGCGTGAGGTAATCAACAAGATCGGCTACACCAAGCAAAGCTATCATTTCGATGGCAGCTCCTGCGGCGTGATCTCGGCCATCCATGAGCAGTCGGACGACATCAATCGCGGTGTGGTGCGCGCACGCGAAGAAGACCAGGGCGCCGGCGACCAGGGAATGATGTTCGGCTATGCCACCGATGAGACGGACAACTACATGCCCCTCACCCTCGAGCTTTCGCAAATACTGCTGTACGAGTTGGCGGCCATTCGCCGGGAAGACCAGCAAATGAAATATCTCGCTCCCGACTCAAAATCGCAGGTGACCATAGAATACGACGACGAAAACCAGCCCATACGCATCGATACCATTGTAGTTTCGACACAACACGATGCGTTTGATCCCGACGATGATAAGATGGTTGCAAAAATTAAAGAGGACGTTATAAAGATTTTGATTCCACGCGTCCTCAAAAAGAAAGAGCTGGAGCGCTATCGTCATTTGTTTAAAGACGACTACAAACTGCACGTAAATCCTACGGGGAAGTTTGTGATTGGCGGCCCGCACGGCGACACCGGCCTCACCGGGCGCAAGATCATTGTGGACACCTATGGCGGCAAGGCTCCTCACGGTGGCGGCGCTTTTTCGGGCAAAGACCCTTCAAAGGTGGATCGCTCGGCAGCGTACGCCGCCCGCCACATGGCCAAAAATCTGGTGGCTGCCGGCGTAGCTCGCGAAGTGCTGGTACAGGTGGCTTATGCCATCGGCGTGGCCGAACCGGTGGGGCTTTATGTAAATACATTCGGCACGGCTCAGGCAAAAAATGCTGACGGAAAAGTGATGAAGGATAGCGAGATTTCAAAAGTTGCCCACGAGGTTTTCGACATGCGCCCTTACGCTATTAACCAGCGCTTCCAACTAAAAAATCCTATTTACCAGAAAACGGCTTCCTACGGGCATTTTGGCCGTGATCCGTTTACGGATGAAGTAGAGGTTTTTTATACCGATAAGGACATAACCACCAGAACCATTGAAGACAAGCAACACCACTTTAAAACTGTGCAATTTTTTGGATGGGAAAAGCTCGACTATATCGCACAGGTAAAAAAAGCCTATCATCTGAAATAA
- the gldA gene encoding gliding motility-associated ABC transporter ATP-binding subunit GldA gives MSISVQNITKYYGEQKALDDVSFTIEPGNIVGLLGPNGAGKSTMMKILTGFIPASSGAATINGMDVLENNLEVRRLVGYLPENNPLYHEMYVKEYLEFVAGIYKLKNVKQRVDEMIELTGITPEYRKRIGALSKGYRQRVGLAQALIHDPEILILDEPTSGLDPNQLLEIRQLIQQIGRRKTVMLSTHIMQEVTQLCQRVIIINNGKIVADDTTANLQNPEKAEQVLVIEFDKPIDAEKLLKIDGVHKAEPDSENRWIITSTASRDVRPDLFQLAVQEQLTVLSLQKRDDSLEQIFQSLTKN, from the coding sequence ATGTCGATTTCCGTTCAAAACATTACCAAATACTACGGCGAGCAGAAGGCGCTGGATGATGTTTCTTTTACCATCGAACCGGGAAATATCGTCGGGCTACTCGGCCCCAACGGCGCCGGCAAATCCACGATGATGAAGATACTCACCGGGTTTATCCCGGCTTCCTCTGGCGCAGCCACCATCAATGGCATGGATGTGTTGGAAAATAACCTCGAAGTGCGGCGACTTGTGGGCTATCTGCCCGAAAACAATCCGCTGTATCACGAGATGTACGTGAAAGAATATCTGGAATTTGTAGCGGGTATTTATAAATTGAAAAACGTGAAACAGCGCGTCGATGAAATGATAGAGCTTACCGGCATTACACCCGAGTACCGCAAGAGGATTGGCGCGCTTTCCAAAGGCTACCGGCAACGTGTCGGGCTGGCGCAGGCGCTCATCCACGACCCCGAAATTCTTATCCTCGACGAACCTACCTCCGGCCTCGACCCCAACCAATTGCTCGAAATCCGTCAGCTTATTCAGCAGATTGGCCGCCGCAAAACGGTGATGCTCTCCACGCACATTATGCAAGAAGTAACGCAACTCTGCCAGCGCGTTATCATCATCAACAACGGTAAAATAGTGGCCGACGACACCACCGCCAATCTGCAAAATCCCGAAAAAGCCGAGCAGGTGCTCGTGATAGAATTTGACAAACCGATCGACGCCGAAAAGCTGTTGAAGATTGACGGTGTTCACAAAGCGGAGCCTGACAGCGAAAACCGCTGGATCATCACCTCAACGGCAAGCCGCGACGTGCGTCCCGACCTTTTCCAGTTGGCCGTGCAGGAGCAGCTCACCGTGCTTTCGTTGCAAAAACGTGATGATTCTCTGGAGCAGATATTTCAGTCGCTTACCAAAAATTAA
- the dnaN gene encoding DNA polymerase III subunit beta, whose product MKFIVSSNYLLKNLQSISGVASSSNTLPILDDFLFEIREDILQVTASDLETTMTVSLKLTMSEEEGAIAVPAKILLDTLKTLADVPITFTTNNDTYAIEMTAGGGKYKLSGHNGEEFPETPKVEEGSSFTIKSTILSEAISKTAFAAGNDEIRPVMSGVLMELTDEGMALVATDAHKLVRYARKDVITDNYDSIILPTKPLNQIKNILGNEEMDVKVEYNDKNAFFAFGNIQLLCKLIVGKYPNYPAVIPVENPNRLQVSRSLLLNTIKRVSLFANQSTHQIRFKISGQLLELSAEDIDYSNEAVETISCNYDGEDLEIGFNSKFMQEMLNNVNTKEVLLKMSQPNRAGLIIPVEDEPQDNEEILMLVMPVMLNS is encoded by the coding sequence ATGAAATTTATCGTATCCAGCAATTATCTGCTGAAAAACCTCCAGTCGATCAGTGGCGTGGCCAGCTCCAGCAACACGCTGCCAATTCTCGACGATTTCCTTTTTGAAATCCGTGAAGACATCCTTCAGGTCACGGCTTCCGACCTGGAAACCACCATGACGGTGAGTCTGAAACTTACCATGAGCGAAGAAGAAGGAGCCATAGCCGTGCCTGCCAAAATTCTGCTCGACACGCTAAAAACCCTGGCGGATGTACCCATCACCTTTACCACCAACAACGACACCTACGCCATCGAAATGACTGCCGGTGGAGGTAAGTACAAACTAAGCGGCCACAACGGCGAAGAGTTTCCAGAAACGCCCAAGGTGGAAGAAGGCAGCAGCTTTACCATTAAATCGACCATCCTCTCGGAAGCCATCAGTAAAACTGCTTTTGCTGCAGGCAACGACGAGATACGCCCTGTTATGTCGGGGGTGCTGATGGAGCTTACCGACGAAGGCATGGCGCTGGTTGCCACTGATGCGCACAAGCTGGTTCGCTATGCCCGCAAAGATGTTATCACCGACAACTACGACTCGATCATTCTGCCCACCAAGCCGCTCAACCAGATCAAAAATATATTGGGCAACGAGGAGATGGATGTAAAAGTGGAATACAACGACAAGAATGCCTTTTTTGCTTTTGGAAATATCCAGCTGCTGTGTAAACTTATCGTGGGCAAATATCCCAACTACCCGGCGGTAATCCCTGTGGAAAACCCAAACAGGTTGCAGGTAAGCCGCTCGCTGCTGCTCAACACCATCAAACGTGTTTCGCTGTTTGCCAACCAAAGCACCCACCAGATACGTTTCAAAATATCGGGGCAGCTACTGGAACTATCGGCCGAGGACATCGACTATAGCAACGAAGCTGTCGAAACCATAAGCTGCAACTACGACGGCGAAGACCTCGAAATCGGTTTCAACTCCAAATTTATGCAGGAGATGCTCAACAATGTCAACACCAAAGAAGTGCTGCTGAAAATGTCGCAACCCAACCGCGCCGGCCTGATCATACCCGTAGAAGACGAACCACAAGACAACGAAGAGATCCTGATGCTGGTAATGCCCGTGATGCTGAATAGCTAA
- a CDS encoding tetratricopeptide repeat protein — MKRNILFIGFLFFTSLLWGQVSDEAAAYRQLAVRLTAQAATADSAGNADEALKLLQRAIAIDPQYAGAFAKSGDIYYQQEDFAKAYAYFDTALALEPSQPLYLQRAEVQMKLGNMEAARRDLALAGVSPDADNAEALSVQSALADQYYEQGMILLSQKKTDAAFDSFNEAILLDPNFAKAYIQKGLIFYDNADYVAATNNFSRAQQLQPESGAVLYIVKVLLATSQTSKATQQHNAIDTVGFDESAKELYQDVSALLAQHYLDQASRKIAEGQADEAFPLLQQAVAIDANNGEAYSYLGAVNFNKKNYEAAITAYNRAIELAPQRQDYLNRGAARTELGDLEGAFADMSVARNFSEEIVEPTKPESQPEPVAIEPAAPHTISIVETKPTPVETEPSSKSTEPAKDYFYWIDRADQAFRANEKTNAREYYRMAQQTDPSKRYPETQLNLLEQEIKPAPVPKAKSYDQLVSTADYYYSIKAYKNAKEHYAQALELAPEKKYPALKIEEIDQLYLNDSIPAATSDSNDPETLDIDALPGQSNSGAGFNDASNALYNEGLRRYYDSDLTGALQKFREAIARDSSFVDAYFNSGFIKLNQAKFEEAIADFDIVLSLQPNDKAWFYKGRALMGLAQFPEAVVQYTLAINYNPQFFYAYNNRGNVLFQMEQFQEAADDFTAAIDINPDYVFAYNNRGNAYFKLNDYQAAIDDYDKAIGLRPDYGFAYLNRGITYEVTGQMDKACSDWQKSAELGIQVGYEYYIEQCLKQE, encoded by the coding sequence ATGAAACGAAACATTTTATTTATCGGGTTTTTATTTTTTACCTCGCTGCTCTGGGGTCAGGTGAGCGATGAAGCCGCTGCCTACCGGCAACTGGCTGTGCGCCTTACGGCTCAGGCTGCCACAGCCGACAGTGCGGGTAATGCCGACGAAGCGCTGAAATTGTTACAGCGTGCCATTGCCATCGACCCGCAATATGCAGGGGCTTTCGCCAAATCCGGTGACATTTATTACCAACAAGAAGATTTTGCGAAAGCATACGCCTATTTTGATACAGCCTTAGCGCTGGAGCCATCACAGCCACTTTACCTGCAACGCGCCGAAGTGCAGATGAAACTTGGAAACATGGAAGCTGCCCGTCGCGACCTTGCGCTGGCGGGCGTTTCGCCGGACGCTGACAACGCAGAAGCCCTTTCGGTGCAATCAGCTTTGGCTGATCAATATTATGAGCAAGGAATGATTTTGCTGTCGCAGAAAAAAACTGACGCAGCTTTTGATAGTTTTAATGAAGCCATCCTGCTCGATCCCAATTTCGCGAAAGCCTACATACAAAAAGGATTGATATTTTATGACAATGCCGATTATGTGGCTGCGACCAATAATTTTAGTCGTGCGCAACAGCTGCAGCCCGAAAGCGGAGCCGTACTCTACATTGTAAAAGTCCTTTTGGCCACCAGCCAAACCAGCAAAGCTACCCAACAACACAACGCCATTGATACTGTGGGTTTTGACGAATCAGCAAAGGAGCTTTATCAGGATGTGAGCGCATTGCTGGCGCAGCATTATCTGGATCAGGCCAGCCGAAAGATAGCCGAGGGACAAGCCGATGAAGCGTTTCCGTTGCTACAACAAGCTGTTGCTATCGATGCCAACAACGGTGAGGCATACAGTTATCTGGGTGCTGTTAATTTTAATAAAAAAAATTATGAAGCTGCAATAACCGCCTACAACCGGGCTATTGAGCTGGCACCGCAGCGGCAGGATTATCTGAACCGTGGCGCTGCCCGCACCGAGCTGGGTGATCTGGAAGGCGCTTTCGCGGATATGTCGGTGGCACGGAATTTTTCGGAAGAAATTGTAGAACCCACCAAACCCGAAAGCCAACCGGAACCTGTAGCGATTGAACCCGCCGCTCCGCATACGATTTCAATTGTGGAAACGAAACCCACTCCAGTCGAAACGGAGCCTTCATCGAAATCCACAGAGCCGGCAAAGGATTATTTTTATTGGATCGACCGTGCCGACCAAGCTTTCCGTGCCAACGAAAAAACCAACGCACGCGAATATTATCGGATGGCGCAGCAGACCGACCCTTCCAAAAGATATCCCGAAACACAGCTTAATTTGCTTGAGCAAGAAATAAAGCCGGCTCCTGTTCCAAAAGCAAAATCTTACGACCAACTGGTTTCAACAGCTGATTATTATTACAGCATAAAAGCCTACAAAAACGCCAAAGAGCATTACGCCCAAGCGTTGGAGCTGGCGCCCGAAAAGAAGTATCCGGCATTGAAGATTGAAGAGATCGACCAACTCTATCTTAACGATAGCATCCCTGCGGCTACTTCCGATAGCAACGATCCTGAAACTTTGGACATAGATGCTTTGCCAGGCCAGAGCAATTCCGGTGCTGGTTTTAACGATGCAAGCAACGCCCTTTATAACGAAGGACTGCGCCGATACTACGACAGCGACCTCACCGGCGCATTGCAGAAGTTTAGAGAAGCCATCGCGCGCGATTCTTCTTTTGTAGATGCCTATTTCAACAGCGGATTTATAAAATTAAATCAGGCTAAATTTGAAGAAGCCATCGCCGATTTCGACATCGTGCTATCGCTGCAACCCAACGACAAAGCCTGGTTTTACAAAGGCCGCGCGCTCATGGGGCTCGCACAATTTCCCGAAGCAGTGGTGCAATACACTTTAGCTATTAATTATAATCCTCAGTTTTTTTATGCTTACAATAATCGCGGGAATGTGCTTTTTCAAATGGAACAATTCCAGGAGGCTGCCGACGATTTTACGGCTGCCATCGACATCAATCCCGATTATGTGTTTGCTTACAACAATCGCGGAAACGCATATTTTAAGTTAAACGATTATCAGGCCGCCATCGACGATTACGACAAAGCTATCGGGCTACGACCCGACTATGGATTTGCGTATCTTAACCGCGGCATCACCTATGAGGTGACCGGACAAATGGACAAAGCCTGCTCCGACTGGCAAAAATCCGCTGAGTTGGGCATCCAGGTAGGTTATGAATATTATATCGAACAGTGTTTAAAACAAGAGTAA